A single region of the Leisingera thetidis genome encodes:
- a CDS encoding sarcosine oxidase subunit gamma, which translates to MGKFDGHNLKAIPPLGGDEPRADAFTGLLIREVTDRALASLAARQGQGDALQSAAQAYLGGALPAPASWSETGAYAAWWMGPDLWMVSAPHDSHELMAGDLKQAVGDAGSVVEQTDGWCRFDIEGPRCFDVLERLCNANIRAGKAGDATRTSMEHLGVFLLCQEPGQKYAVIGPRSSAGSLHHALVSAAKSVI; encoded by the coding sequence GTGGGTAAGTTTGACGGACATAATCTGAAAGCAATCCCGCCGCTGGGCGGGGATGAGCCGCGGGCGGACGCCTTTACCGGGCTGCTGATCCGCGAGGTCACCGACCGGGCGCTGGCCTCGCTGGCGGCGCGCCAGGGGCAGGGCGATGCACTGCAATCGGCGGCGCAAGCCTATCTCGGCGGCGCCCTGCCGGCCCCGGCCAGCTGGAGCGAAACCGGTGCCTATGCCGCCTGGTGGATGGGGCCGGACCTGTGGATGGTCTCTGCGCCGCATGACAGCCATGAGCTGATGGCGGGCGATCTGAAACAGGCGGTCGGCGACGCCGGATCGGTTGTCGAGCAGACCGACGGCTGGTGCCGTTTCGACATCGAGGGGCCGCGCTGCTTTGACGTGCTGGAGCGGCTGTGCAACGCCAACATCCGGGCAGGCAAGGCGGGCGACGCCACCCGGACCTCGATGGAGCATCTGGGCGTCTTCCTGCTGTGCCAGGAGCCGGGGCAGAAATACGCGGTTATCGGGCCGCGTTCCTCGGCGGGCTCGCTGCATCACGCGCTGGTGTCGGCGGCGAAATCGGTGATCTGA
- a CDS encoding sarcosine oxidase subunit alpha family protein: protein MKAGIAAFQADGSTGARKGTQVNRLDGGLIKGSKALTFTFDGKSYKGFEGDTLASALLANGVRLMGRSFKYHRPRGVLTSGSEEPNALVELRSGGRQEPNTRATTAELYDGLEANSQNRWPTLKHDFMAVNDRFSNFLTAGFYYKTFMWPAAFWEKLYEPIIRKAAGLGSISFEADPDAYDKGFLHCDLLVIGAGPTGLMAALTAGRAGAQVIIADEDFLLGGRLNAETFGIGDLTGSAWVAGVQAELAAMPNLRVMPRTTIIGAFDHGIYGAVERVADHVLAPEAGKPRQILWRIYSKRAMLAAGATERPIAFENNDRPGVMLAGAVRAYANRWAATPDQTVAVFTNNDDGHRTAADLIAKGVKVTAVIDTRPDAPKVEGAELFAGAQVIDTKGRLGLEWARVRLANGSTRDVPCGALAVSGGWNPNVHLTCHQRGRPAWREDIAAFVPAGELPQNMSVAGAANGDFSTAAALRAGAEGAVDALSKLGISAKPADLPEAEDAPVNVTPFWYVKEGKGRAWLDQQNDVTVKDVKLAHQENFRSVEHLKRYTTLGMATDQGKTSNMGGLAIMAELAGKQIPEVGTTMFRPPYTPVSFGVMAGRSVGEEFRPTRKTPSHKWAEEQGAVFVEVGQWLRAQWFPKPGETHWRQSVDREVLQTRNSVGVCDVTTLGKIDVQGKDAAEFLNKMYANAFAKLPVGKVRYGLMLREDGIAYDDGTAARFAEDHFVVTTTTANAVLVYRNMEFARQCLFPDMDVQLISTTEAWAQFAVAGPNARKLLQKVVDPEFDISNEGFPFMACGEITVAGGCRARLFRISFSGELAYEIAVPTRYGDALVRKLMEAGEEFGVVPYGTEALGVMRIEKGHAAGNELNGTTSALNLGMGKMVSKKKDCIGNCLSEREGMNQEDALKLVGFKPVNAADPVQAGAHLMNADGEVSAATDQGYITSAAYSPVLGCAIGIGFLKRGDARKGEVIRAVNPLEGKEVQVEVVSAHFVDPEGERLRG, encoded by the coding sequence ATGAAAGCCGGAATCGCGGCCTTTCAGGCCGATGGCAGCACCGGGGCCCGCAAGGGCACCCAGGTGAACCGCCTGGACGGCGGGCTGATCAAGGGCAGCAAGGCGCTGACCTTCACCTTTGACGGCAAGAGCTACAAGGGGTTTGAGGGCGACACGCTGGCCTCGGCCCTGCTGGCCAACGGCGTGCGGCTGATGGGCCGCTCGTTCAAGTACCACCGCCCGCGGGGCGTGCTGACCTCCGGCTCGGAAGAGCCGAACGCATTGGTCGAGCTGCGCAGCGGCGGGCGGCAGGAGCCGAACACCCGCGCCACCACCGCTGAGCTGTACGATGGTCTGGAAGCCAATTCGCAGAACCGCTGGCCGACGCTGAAGCATGACTTCATGGCGGTGAACGACCGGTTCTCGAACTTCCTGACCGCGGGCTTCTACTACAAGACCTTCATGTGGCCCGCGGCGTTCTGGGAAAAGCTGTACGAGCCCATCATCCGCAAGGCGGCCGGTCTGGGCAGCATCAGTTTCGAAGCGGACCCGGATGCCTATGACAAGGGGTTCCTGCACTGCGATCTGCTGGTGATCGGGGCCGGGCCGACCGGCCTGATGGCGGCGCTGACTGCGGGCCGGGCCGGCGCGCAGGTGATCATCGCGGATGAGGATTTCCTGCTGGGCGGGCGCCTGAATGCCGAGACCTTCGGTATTGGCGATCTGACCGGATCAGCCTGGGTGGCAGGCGTGCAGGCCGAGCTGGCGGCGATGCCGAACCTGCGGGTGATGCCGCGCACCACCATCATCGGCGCGTTCGACCATGGCATCTATGGCGCGGTGGAGCGGGTGGCCGACCACGTGCTGGCGCCGGAAGCGGGCAAGCCGCGGCAGATCCTGTGGCGGATCTATTCCAAGCGGGCGATGCTGGCAGCGGGTGCCACCGAACGGCCGATCGCGTTTGAAAACAACGACCGTCCGGGCGTGATGCTGGCCGGTGCGGTGCGTGCCTATGCCAACCGCTGGGCGGCAACGCCGGATCAGACGGTTGCGGTTTTCACCAACAACGACGACGGCCACCGCACCGCGGCGGACCTGATCGCCAAGGGCGTCAAGGTGACGGCGGTGATCGACACCCGCCCGGATGCGCCCAAGGTTGAGGGGGCTGAGCTGTTTGCCGGCGCCCAGGTGATCGACACCAAGGGCCGGCTGGGGCTGGAATGGGCGCGCGTGCGCCTGGCCAACGGCAGCACCCGCGACGTGCCCTGCGGCGCGCTGGCGGTGTCCGGCGGCTGGAACCCGAACGTGCATCTGACCTGCCACCAGCGCGGCCGCCCGGCCTGGCGCGAGGATATCGCGGCCTTTGTTCCGGCGGGCGAGCTGCCGCAGAACATGTCCGTGGCGGGGGCCGCCAATGGCGATTTCTCGACCGCTGCCGCGCTGCGCGCCGGGGCCGAGGGCGCGGTGGATGCGTTGTCGAAACTGGGGATCAGCGCAAAACCTGCCGATCTGCCGGAGGCCGAGGATGCGCCGGTCAACGTAACCCCCTTCTGGTACGTGAAGGAAGGCAAGGGCCGCGCCTGGCTGGACCAGCAGAACGACGTCACCGTCAAGGACGTCAAGCTGGCGCATCAGGAGAACTTCCGCTCTGTCGAGCACCTGAAGCGCTACACCACGCTGGGCATGGCGACCGATCAGGGCAAGACGTCGAACATGGGCGGCCTGGCGATCATGGCCGAACTGGCGGGCAAGCAGATCCCCGAGGTCGGCACCACCATGTTCCGCCCGCCCTATACGCCGGTGTCCTTCGGGGTGATGGCAGGCCGCTCGGTCGGCGAGGAATTCCGCCCCACCCGCAAGACCCCGAGCCACAAGTGGGCCGAGGAGCAGGGCGCGGTGTTTGTCGAAGTCGGCCAGTGGCTGCGCGCCCAGTGGTTCCCCAAGCCGGGTGAAACCCACTGGCGCCAATCGGTGGACCGCGAGGTGCTGCAGACGCGCAACTCTGTCGGGGTCTGTGATGTGACCACGCTGGGCAAGATCGACGTGCAGGGCAAGGACGCGGCCGAGTTCCTGAACAAGATGTACGCCAATGCCTTTGCCAAGCTGCCGGTGGGCAAGGTCCGCTACGGGCTGATGCTGCGCGAGGACGGCATTGCCTATGACGATGGCACCGCGGCGCGCTTTGCCGAGGATCATTTCGTGGTGACCACCACCACCGCCAACGCAGTTCTGGTCTACCGCAACATGGAATTTGCGCGCCAGTGCCTGTTCCCGGACATGGATGTGCAGCTGATCTCGACCACCGAGGCCTGGGCACAGTTCGCGGTGGCCGGTCCCAACGCCCGCAAGCTGCTGCAGAAAGTGGTGGATCCTGAGTTCGACATCTCGAACGAGGGCTTCCCCTTCATGGCCTGCGGCGAGATCACCGTGGCGGGCGGCTGCCGGGCGCGGCTGTTCCGGATCTCCTTCTCGGGCGAGCTGGCCTATGAAATCGCGGTTCCGACCCGCTATGGCGATGCGCTGGTGCGCAAGCTGATGGAAGCGGGCGAGGAATTCGGCGTGGTGCCTTACGGCACCGAGGCGCTGGGTGTCATGCGGATCGAGAAGGGCCATGCCGCCGGCAACGAGCTGAACGGCACCACCTCGGCGCTGAACCTCGGCATGGGCAAGATGGTCAGCAAGAAGAAGGACTGCATCGGCAATTGCTTAAGCGAACGCGAAGGCATGAACCAGGAGGATGCGCTGAAGCTGGTTGGCTTCAAGCCGGTGAACGCGGCGGATCCGGTGCAGGCCGGGGCGCATCTGATGAATGCCGATGGCGAGGTCAGCGCGGCCACCGATCAGGGCTATATCACCTCGGCGGCCTATTCGCCGGTGCTGGGCTGCGCGATCGGGATCGGCTTCCTGAAGCGCGGCGACGCGCGCAAGGGCGAGGTGATCCGCGCGGTCAACCCGCTGGAAGGCAAGGAAGTCCAGGTCGAAGTTGTCAGCGCGCATTTTGTGGATCCGGAAGGGGAGCGTCTCCGTGGGTAA